A section of the Candidatus Omnitrophota bacterium genome encodes:
- a CDS encoding cytochrome C — translation METIKNIINYIAAPKIMFTVILLCFFFVFPPTNFFERINRRLKLYLIWTKKGGIILFATLFSFFIFGLMDENFRLIVLKPDNVPIVGLLFLVVFFLWLSMYQATINDQRLSEGKKPTEYHDPNDKVLVWPDLVYIELIALIVCSALIIAWAILLPAPLEEPANPTVSPNPSKAPWYFLGLQEMLVYFDPWIAGVLFPTIILLGLMAIPYIDTNREGAGYYSFSRRKMAVSIFLFFWLALWIFLISTGTFLRGPNWNFFGPFEKWDIAKLTPLNNINLSEFVYMIVLQRRLPENILLREAWGFLALGGYFLVLPILLAKTLLKDVYKRLGSFRYSIFVIFLLIALLLPLKMYLRWIFNLKYIIAIPEFFFNI, via the coding sequence ATGGAAACCATCAAAAATATTATCAATTATATCGCCGCACCAAAGATCATGTTCACGGTGATCTTGCTGTGCTTTTTCTTTGTATTTCCTCCCACGAATTTCTTCGAAAGAATTAACCGCCGGCTTAAGCTGTATTTGATCTGGACAAAAAAAGGCGGCATTATTTTATTCGCAACTTTATTCTCATTTTTTATTTTTGGGTTGATGGATGAAAATTTTCGTTTGATCGTTTTAAAGCCCGATAATGTTCCCATCGTCGGATTGCTTTTCTTGGTCGTATTTTTCTTATGGCTCAGCATGTATCAGGCAACCATCAATGATCAAAGATTGTCGGAAGGCAAGAAACCTACCGAATATCATGATCCCAATGATAAAGTTTTGGTTTGGCCCGACCTTGTTTACATTGAATTGATCGCGCTCATCGTTTGTTCCGCCTTGATCATTGCCTGGGCAATTCTTCTTCCTGCACCCTTAGAAGAACCGGCCAATCCGACGGTTTCGCCAAATCCTTCCAAAGCGCCGTGGTATTTCTTAGGCTTGCAGGAAATGTTGGTCTATTTTGACCCGTGGATCGCCGGTGTTTTGTTTCCGACGATCATTTTGCTGGGGCTGATGGCTATTCCGTATATTGATACCAATCGCGAGGGGGCGGGATATTATTCATTCTCTCGAAGAAAGATGGCGGTCTCTATCTTTTTGTTTTTCTGGTTAGCGCTGTGGATCTTTTTGATCTCTACGGGAACGTTTTTGCGCGGGCCGAATTGGAATTTCTTCGGGCCTTTTGAAAAATGGGATATCGCGAAATTAACACCGCTTAACAACATTAATCTCTCGGAATTTGTTTACATGATCGTTTTACAGCGGCGTTTACCGGAAAATATTTTGCTTCGCGAAGCGTGGGGATTTTTAGCGCTGGGTGGATATTTTCTGGTTTTGCCGATCCTTTTAGCGAAAACACTTTTAAAGGATGTTTACAAACGTTTGGGAAGTTTTCGTTATAGCATTTTTGTTATTTTTCTTCTGATCGCTTTATTATTGCCGCTTAAGATGTATTTACGGTGGATCTTCAACTTAAAATATATTATCGCCATCCCGGAATTCTTTTTTAATATCTAA
- a CDS encoding c-type cytochrome, which yields MADNQERYYNINKLNKIFAFVSILLLAALVFLFVDDYKREWKDHQKKFRELEIEKTRQRYADESAKLGDNAQYQSLLKDLDAAKTQHKEKSGEIASEQSKFSQLTTKYDIEKQKYQFKKAEFDAAKYAFENASSHNSSDVTHLKTQLEKVEQETNVLFKLTEELNAGVVAQQGVMDQQTRQLRDMEKKRDSLARQANILARKLNLIDPQKMSFANKIANFIRDLPVLDFMNPNYRIQQVVLKDITEDVNFAHIPKVDRCMTCHLGIANPDFKDAPQPFTTHPNLELYLTSKSPHPFEEFGCTVCHQGRGRGTDFYSAVHTPSSLEQQKEWEQKKGWKKYELWEAPMYSKEHIQAGCYKCHSDQTVIKGAERLNIGLNLIEKSGCYGCHYIERYTDWVKVGPDLTFISSKLTPQWAYRWIEDPKSFRHNTWMPAFFDQSNTNDPESKKRGQQEIHSIVHYLFAKSSEFSLSDVAVSADAKKGEELVSSLGCFGCHQIEPKPVSKTMTLQSLRREHGPNLIGMGSKSSKKWLFDWLKNPKRYHPQTRMPNLRLSDEEAANITEYLSADKNNDFMNVKVPEIDPVILNEIVKDFLKKENTSAQMEEKLTKMNSEEKLQFAGEKLIRHYGCFGCHTIPGFENEKPIGTDLTEEGSKSAHRLDFGFVHMEHSPQAWFEQKLKDPRIFDQNRIKTPDEKLKMPNFCFTEDQAKAITTALLGFVKDKPEESKLPKKTMRRQMVNSGQRLVREFNCQGCHVIEGDGSAIGPSIHDWLVKYQNKSDAEAEALIKSFGPPDLIGEGKKVHAEWLFNFIHSPEVIRPWLTVRMPSFGLSAKENNDFVKYFNALDDQDFPFTQRSVGEITEDERKAAEILFSKNYFDCTSCHIVGDKMPSGTPDKWAPDFALAKTRLKPEWIAQWIKDPQSLLPGTKMPTYFDPKYFDQSGPDDVLGGDENKQIHVLRDYILTLTGQPSSESKADQPSVQQ from the coding sequence ATGGCTGACAATCAAGAACGTTATTACAACATCAACAAGCTCAACAAGATCTTCGCGTTTGTAAGTATTCTGCTTCTCGCGGCGCTTGTTTTTCTTTTTGTTGATGATTACAAGAGGGAATGGAAAGATCATCAAAAGAAGTTCCGCGAACTCGAAATTGAAAAAACCCGTCAGCGTTACGCGGATGAATCTGCGAAATTAGGCGATAATGCGCAATATCAGTCGCTTCTTAAGGATCTTGACGCCGCGAAAACCCAGCACAAAGAAAAATCCGGCGAAATTGCATCAGAACAAAGCAAGTTTTCCCAGTTAACCACGAAATACGATATTGAGAAGCAAAAGTATCAATTCAAAAAAGCTGAGTTTGACGCGGCTAAATATGCTTTTGAAAATGCCAGTTCTCATAATTCATCGGACGTAACTCATCTTAAAACACAATTAGAAAAAGTTGAGCAGGAAACAAATGTTCTGTTTAAGCTAACGGAAGAGCTTAATGCGGGCGTTGTTGCTCAACAAGGCGTTATGGATCAGCAAACTCGTCAGCTGCGCGATATGGAAAAGAAAAGAGATTCTTTAGCGCGCCAAGCCAATATTTTAGCGAGAAAACTTAACCTCATTGATCCGCAAAAAATGTCTTTTGCGAATAAAATTGCTAATTTCATCCGCGATCTTCCGGTGCTTGATTTTATGAATCCGAATTACCGAATTCAACAAGTTGTCTTAAAGGACATTACAGAGGATGTTAATTTCGCCCATATTCCTAAAGTCGATCGCTGCATGACATGTCATTTAGGCATTGCTAATCCTGATTTTAAAGATGCGCCGCAACCTTTCACAACACATCCTAATTTAGAGCTTTATTTAACCAGCAAATCTCCGCATCCGTTTGAGGAATTTGGTTGTACGGTTTGTCATCAGGGGCGCGGGCGGGGAACTGATTTTTATTCAGCTGTCCACACTCCTTCCTCTTTGGAGCAGCAAAAAGAATGGGAGCAAAAAAAAGGATGGAAAAAATATGAACTTTGGGAAGCGCCGATGTATTCCAAGGAGCATATTCAAGCCGGATGTTATAAATGTCATTCTGACCAAACGGTGATCAAAGGTGCCGAGCGGCTTAATATCGGGTTAAATCTGATCGAAAAATCCGGCTGTTACGGCTGTCATTATATCGAGCGCTACACAGATTGGGTTAAAGTTGGCCCGGATTTAACGTTTATCAGTTCCAAGTTAACGCCGCAATGGGCGTATCGCTGGATCGAAGACCCAAAATCATTCCGGCACAATACCTGGATGCCCGCATTTTTTGATCAATCTAATACGAACGATCCCGAATCTAAAAAACGCGGACAGCAGGAAATTCATTCAATTGTTCACTATCTTTTCGCGAAAAGTTCTGAGTTCTCTCTGAGTGATGTTGCGGTGAGCGCGGACGCCAAAAAAGGAGAAGAGCTTGTTTCTTCTTTGGGCTGTTTCGGTTGTCATCAAATTGAGCCAAAACCTGTTTCGAAAACAATGACATTGCAATCGTTGCGCCGTGAACACGGGCCAAACCTTATCGGCATGGGGTCGAAATCTTCAAAAAAATGGCTTTTCGATTGGCTCAAAAATCCCAAGCGCTATCATCCGCAGACCAGAATGCCCAATTTGCGGCTTTCGGATGAAGAGGCCGCGAATATCACGGAGTATCTTTCGGCAGATAAAAATAATGACTTTATGAATGTCAAAGTGCCGGAAATTGATCCCGTTATTTTGAATGAAATTGTTAAAGACTTTTTAAAGAAAGAAAATACTTCTGCGCAGATGGAAGAAAAATTAACAAAGATGAACAGTGAAGAAAAGCTTCAATTCGCCGGAGAAAAACTTATCCGTCATTACGGGTGTTTTGGCTGTCACACAATTCCTGGATTTGAAAATGAAAAACCTATCGGAACCGACTTAACAGAAGAAGGCAGTAAATCTGCGCATCGTTTGGATTTTGGTTTTGTCCATATGGAACATTCGCCGCAAGCGTGGTTTGAGCAAAAATTAAAAGACCCGAGGATCTTTGATCAAAATCGCATTAAAACTCCTGATGAAAAATTAAAAATGCCGAATTTCTGTTTTACGGAAGATCAGGCTAAAGCGATCACGACAGCGCTTTTAGGTTTTGTCAAAGATAAGCCGGAAGAATCAAAATTGCCAAAGAAGACAATGCGTCGCCAAATGGTCAATAGCGGTCAAAGGCTTGTTCGTGAATTCAATTGTCAGGGTTGCCATGTGATCGAAGGCGACGGCAGCGCCATCGGACCAAGCATTCATGATTGGCTGGTCAAATATCAGAATAAGTCTGACGCAGAAGCCGAGGCCTTGATCAAAAGTTTTGGCCCTCCGGATCTCATTGGGGAAGGTAAGAAAGTTCATGCCGAGTGGCTTTTTAATTTTATCCATAGCCCTGAAGTTATTCGCCCTTGGCTTACCGTGAGAATGCCAAGCTTTGGTTTATCTGCAAAAGAAAATAATGATTTTGTAAAATACTTTAATGCTTTGGATGATCAAGATTTTCCGTTTACCCAGCGATCGGTTGGCGAAATTACCGAAGACGAACGAAAAGCGGCGGAGATACTTTTTTCAAAGAATTATTTTGACTGCACCAGCTGCCATATCGTCGGCGATAAAATGCCCAGCGGCACGCCGGATAAATGGGCGCCGGACTTTGCTTTAGCTAAAACCAGACTAAAGCCCGAATGGATCGCGCAATGGATCAAAGATCCGCAAAGCTTGCTTCCGGGGACAAAAATGCCGACATATTTTGATCCTAAATATTTTGACCAAAGCGGGCCGGATGATGTTTTAGGCGGCGATGAAAACAAGCAAATTCATGTTTTGCGGGATTATATTTTGACTTTGACCGGGCAGCCGTCGAGTGAGAGCAAGGCTGATCAGCCTTCCGTTCAGCAATAG
- a CDS encoding carboxypeptidase regulatory-like domain-containing protein has product MRSKSLLWSLCFMFAASTLLVAASWAGTVTGTVKYEGEVPKFAELKMDADPICLAKHSGPAYPDTLVLGDGNTMANVFVYVKSGLAKKDYPVPQEPVVIDQQGCQYSPHVFGVRVGQPLKILNPDGTLHNVHALSKVNPEFNIAMPQFRKEIIQTFDKEEFMFPLKCDVHPWMAAWGAVMSHPFFTVTGKDGKFTIPGLDAGTYEVEAWHEKLGTQTATLTVTADAQTLTDFTFKR; this is encoded by the coding sequence ATGAGAAGCAAATCACTTTTATGGTCTTTATGTTTTATGTTTGCTGCAAGCACTCTTCTTGTTGCGGCATCATGGGCAGGAACGGTTACCGGAACCGTAAAATATGAAGGGGAAGTTCCAAAATTTGCGGAACTAAAAATGGATGCCGATCCGATCTGTCTTGCGAAACATAGCGGTCCGGCGTATCCTGATACGCTTGTTTTAGGCGATGGAAATACCATGGCTAATGTCTTCGTTTATGTAAAAAGCGGTTTAGCGAAGAAAGACTATCCGGTGCCGCAAGAACCGGTGGTTATTGATCAGCAAGGCTGCCAATATTCTCCTCATGTGTTTGGTGTTCGCGTTGGCCAGCCATTAAAGATCCTCAATCCCGACGGCACTTTGCACAATGTTCATGCTTTATCAAAAGTTAATCCCGAATTTAACATCGCAATGCCGCAATTCCGCAAAGAGATCATTCAGACATTCGACAAAGAAGAGTTCATGTTTCCTTTAAAATGCGATGTTCACCCGTGGATGGCGGCTTGGGGCGCAGTTATGTCACATCCTTTCTTTACTGTAACAGGGAAAGACGGAAAATTTACCATTCCCGGGCTTGATGCCGGAACTTACGAAGTAGAAGCGTGGCATGAGAAATTAGGAACGCAAACGGCGACCTTGACTGTCACTGCCGACGCACAAACATTAACGGATTTTACCTTTAAAAGATAA
- a CDS encoding cbb3-type cytochrome c oxidase subunit I, which translates to MSDTNHSSHKQSFWRTYIFSTDHKMIGLQYGFTSLIFLFFGFCLVMLMRWQLAFPGQPVPFIGKFFGEANMPGGVMLPEFYNQLGAMHGTIMVFLGVVPLAVGAFGNYIVPLQIGAPDMAFPKLNMASYWAYFLGGVTMLVSFFAPGGAANSGWTSYPPLSNIATMGQTMWLFGMVLLITSSLLGAVNFIVTIIQLRTKGMTFMRMPFFVWAQLVTAFILLLAFPPLEAAGVLQLMDRLAGTSFFMPSGLVISGQPLTISGGGSPLLWQHLFWFLAHPEVYVLILPAMGIVAEVIANNTRKPLWGLRMMIASILILGFLSFIVWAHHMYLTGMGTVISAFFQTTTMMISIPSVIILSSLFITLWGGSIRFNAPMLFALAFLPMFGIGGLTGLPLGLAIADIHLHDTYYVIGHFHYVVAPGTIFALFAGVYYWFPKVTGRKLNEALGRLHFWPSLIAMNFIFMPMMIQGLAGVSRRLYDGGASYAHAQGVLHLNVVMSVAAWALAIAQIPFIINLFWSIKSGERVKSDNPWEATTLEWSTPTPPPHGNFSTPVEVYRGPYEYSVPGAQKDFTPQDQPKV; encoded by the coding sequence ATGTCTGACACAAACCACAGTTCGCACAAACAAAGTTTTTGGCGAACCTATATTTTTTCAACTGATCACAAAATGATCGGCCTGCAATACGGCTTTACCAGCCTTATTTTTCTTTTCTTTGGGTTTTGTCTCGTCATGTTAATGCGTTGGCAACTGGCATTTCCAGGACAGCCGGTTCCTTTTATAGGGAAATTTTTTGGAGAAGCCAATATGCCTGGTGGCGTTATGCTTCCGGAATTCTATAATCAGCTAGGTGCGATGCATGGAACTATTATGGTTTTCTTAGGAGTTGTCCCGCTGGCGGTGGGCGCTTTTGGAAATTATATTGTTCCTTTGCAGATCGGTGCCCCGGATATGGCATTTCCAAAGCTTAATATGGCTAGCTATTGGGCTTACTTTTTAGGCGGAGTGACAATGCTGGTCAGTTTTTTTGCTCCCGGTGGCGCGGCTAATTCGGGATGGACTTCTTATCCACCGCTTTCCAATATCGCAACCATGGGCCAGACGATGTGGCTTTTCGGAATGGTTTTGCTGATCACTTCATCTCTTCTTGGCGCGGTTAATTTTATTGTGACGATCATTCAGTTGCGAACCAAGGGAATGACGTTTATGCGTATGCCATTTTTTGTTTGGGCGCAGTTGGTTACGGCTTTTATTTTGCTTCTAGCATTTCCTCCTTTGGAAGCGGCAGGTGTTTTGCAGTTGATGGACAGACTTGCCGGAACGAGTTTTTTTATGCCGAGCGGACTTGTTATTAGCGGACAACCGCTCACAATCAGCGGAGGCGGAAGCCCGCTTCTTTGGCAGCATCTTTTCTGGTTTTTGGCACATCCGGAAGTTTATGTTTTGATCTTACCGGCGATGGGAATTGTTGCGGAAGTCATTGCCAATAACACGCGTAAGCCTCTTTGGGGATTGCGCATGATGATCGCCTCTATTTTGATCTTGGGATTTTTATCCTTTATTGTTTGGGCGCATCATATGTATTTAACCGGAATGGGGACAGTGATCAGCGCGTTTTTCCAAACGACGACGATGATGATCTCTATCCCATCTGTTATTATCCTATCCTCGCTTTTTATAACGTTATGGGGAGGGTCCATACGCTTTAATGCACCGATGCTTTTCGCGCTCGCTTTTTTGCCGATGTTCGGTATTGGCGGACTAACTGGGCTTCCTTTGGGTTTGGCGATTGCGGATATTCATCTTCATGATACCTATTATGTGATCGGGCATTTTCATTATGTGGTGGCGCCGGGGACGATCTTCGCGCTTTTTGCCGGAGTTTATTATTGGTTTCCGAAAGTAACGGGACGAAAACTTAATGAAGCGCTGGGACGTTTGCATTTTTGGCCGTCTTTGATCGCGATGAATTTTATCTTTATGCCCATGATGATCCAAGGCTTGGCAGGGGTTTCTCGCCGACTTTATGACGGAGGGGCATCGTATGCGCATGCGCAAGGTGTTTTGCATCTTAATGTTGTTATGTCGGTAGCGGCCTGGGCTTTGGCGATTGCCCAAATCCCATTTATTATTAATTTGTTTTGGAGTATTAAAAGCGGGGAAAGAGTAAAATCCGATAATCCATGGGAGGCGACAACTTTAGAATGGTCAACGCCGACACCGCCACCGCATGGAAATTTCTCGACTCCTGTGGAAGTTTACCGCGGGCCGTATGAATATAGCGTTCCAGGGGCACAAAAAGACTTTACGCCGCAAGATCAACCAAAGGTTTGA
- a CDS encoding heme-copper oxidase subunit III, translated as MMPDTIPYTTHERPDTGLYNAKIGIWLFLASEVMLFGALFSSYVLLRVGSTNWPLGHTILNVPIATFNTMVLISSSVTMVMAWASLKLNNFKKYRLYLGLTVLCGLIFLVVKGFEYNAKFEHHLFPSTSTFMAVYFTLTGLHGLHVIGGIIVNAYFLGPGSKMWFKEPERLTNRIEVSGLYWHFVDLVWIFLFPVLYLL; from the coding sequence ATGATGCCAGACACAATTCCATACACAACGCACGAACGGCCTGATACGGGACTTTATAATGCCAAGATTGGTATTTGGCTTTTTTTAGCTTCGGAAGTGATGCTATTTGGTGCTTTGTTTTCGTCGTATGTTCTTTTGCGCGTCGGGTCGACCAACTGGCCGTTAGGGCATACGATTCTCAATGTTCCGATCGCCACTTTTAATACCATGGTTCTTATTTCCTCCAGCGTGACAATGGTGATGGCATGGGCATCATTAAAGCTGAATAATTTCAAAAAATATCGATTGTATTTAGGATTGACCGTCTTGTGCGGGCTTATTTTTCTCGTCGTCAAAGGCTTTGAATATAACGCCAAATTCGAACATCATCTTTTTCCGTCCACCAGTACGTTTATGGCTGTTTATTTTACCTTAACTGGTTTGCATGGCCTTCATGTGATCGGTGGGATCATAGTTAACGCTTATTTCCTGGGGCCGGGTTCAAAAATGTGGTTTAAAGAACCCGAACGTTTGACAAATCGCATTGAAGTTTCCGGGCTTTATTGGCATTTTGTGGATCTGGTTTGGATCTTTTTGTTTCCGGTTTTGTATTTACTATAA
- a CDS encoding cytochrome C oxidase subunit IV family protein: MMSEHHIDEVKKSVRIYITVFVALAALTVVTVAVSYFHLSLVAGIAVALFIATIKGSLVACYFMHLISEKKLIYAVLALTVVFFFSLLLLTLSGHHNTITGTQIVS; the protein is encoded by the coding sequence ATGATGAGTGAACATCATATTGATGAAGTAAAAAAATCAGTCCGTATTTATATTACGGTTTTTGTGGCTTTAGCGGCTTTGACGGTTGTGACCGTCGCGGTTAGTTATTTTCATTTAAGCCTTGTGGCGGGGATCGCGGTGGCGCTTTTTATCGCAACCATCAAAGGGTCTTTGGTCGCGTGCTATTTTATGCATTTGATCTCTGAGAAAAAATTGATCTATGCTGTTTTGGCCCTCACCGTTGTGTTCTTTTTTTCTTTACTTTTATTAACGTTGTCAGGGCATCACAATACAATCACAGGAACGCAAATTGTCTCTTAA
- a CDS encoding cytochrome c oxidase subunit II transmembrane domain-containing protein, which translates to MIEKILGLPMNASAHGGEVDQAMFFIHILMLVLFIGWGVYFIYAIIRFRRSKNPKADYGGVKSHTSSYLEIVVAIIEAVLLIAISIPFWAKQINAFPDPKTAVHVKIIAEQFAWNVHYPGADGIFGRTDIKLMNSANNPIGLDRSDEAAKDDIVMINQLHLPVNKPVIINLSTKDVIHSFALPLMRVKQDVIPGMSIPVWFTPTKTGQFEIACAQLCGLGHYRMKGYLTVHSKADYEAWLTQQASAAQEAPQVDDFWN; encoded by the coding sequence ATGATCGAAAAAATATTAGGCTTGCCGATGAATGCCTCGGCGCACGGAGGAGAAGTTGATCAGGCGATGTTTTTTATCCACATCCTGATGCTGGTGCTTTTTATTGGCTGGGGTGTTTACTTTATTTATGCGATCATTCGATTCCGACGCTCCAAAAACCCTAAAGCCGACTACGGCGGTGTTAAAAGCCACACATCCAGTTATCTGGAGATCGTTGTTGCGATCATTGAAGCTGTTTTACTGATCGCGATATCAATTCCGTTTTGGGCTAAGCAGATCAATGCCTTTCCGGACCCCAAGACAGCGGTTCATGTCAAGATCATTGCGGAACAATTCGCCTGGAATGTCCACTATCCGGGAGCTGACGGGATTTTCGGGCGTACTGATATAAAACTGATGAATTCGGCCAATAACCCAATTGGGCTTGATCGCTCTGATGAAGCCGCGAAAGACGATATTGTAATGATCAACCAGCTTCATCTTCCGGTCAATAAACCGGTGATCATCAATCTTTCCACAAAGGACGTTATTCATTCTTTCGCTCTTCCTCTGATGCGTGTCAAACAAGATGTTATTCCGGGAATGAGCATTCCTGTTTGGTTTACTCCTACAAAAACCGGCCAATTTGAGATCGCTTGCGCGCAGTTGTGCGGCTTGGGGCATTATCGGATGAAAGGATATTTGACCGTTCATTCGAAAGCCGATTATGAAGCGTGGCTTACTCAGCAAGCATCCGCTGCCCAAGAGGCGCCTCAGGTCGATGATTTTTGGAATTAA
- a CDS encoding COX15/CtaA family protein — protein MTNKNQILLRCFSKFVCAATLFLIFAGGMVTSTGSGLSVPDWPLSYGGFFPPMVGGIFYEHGHRMIASVVGLLMVILAVWIARVETRRWVKMLSFAALGTVIAQGILGGVTVLLFLPPQVSVAHAVLGQTFFILTIILAYSQSEERRLRESETYLPGNPNQVELALGFVLLIYIQLMVGAVMRHTGSGLAIPDFPKMGGQWIPVFDTNMLNLINDWRFEMNLPSVKLQQVLIHFMHRIGAVFIIMMVAYLTYCFWDHAKKNKKVFDSLVTINILLILQVILGIYTVLTQKSPHVTSLHVALGAAFLGMSVLIALRILPLSINGCNTSLKKSK, from the coding sequence ATGACAAATAAAAATCAAATTTTACTGAGATGCTTTTCAAAATTTGTTTGCGCGGCAACGCTTTTTCTTATTTTTGCCGGGGGAATGGTGACGAGTACCGGATCGGGCCTTTCTGTTCCGGATTGGCCGCTTTCTTATGGTGGATTTTTTCCTCCGATGGTGGGCGGGATCTTTTACGAGCATGGACATCGAATGATCGCATCCGTGGTTGGCCTTTTGATGGTCATTCTTGCTGTTTGGATCGCACGCGTGGAAACTCGTCGCTGGGTTAAAATGCTAAGCTTTGCGGCATTAGGAACGGTTATCGCTCAAGGTATTTTGGGCGGGGTGACTGTTTTGCTTTTTTTGCCACCGCAGGTTTCTGTCGCGCACGCGGTTTTGGGGCAAACATTTTTTATTTTGACGATCATTTTAGCCTATAGCCAATCGGAAGAGCGGCGTTTGCGTGAAAGCGAAACATATTTACCAGGAAATCCTAATCAAGTTGAACTCGCTTTAGGATTCGTTCTTTTAATTTACATTCAGCTTATGGTTGGCGCGGTGATGCGCCATACCGGTTCCGGGCTTGCAATTCCTGATTTTCCAAAAATGGGAGGCCAGTGGATCCCGGTTTTTGACACGAATATGCTTAACCTGATTAATGATTGGCGTTTTGAGATGAACTTACCTAGCGTGAAATTGCAGCAAGTTTTAATTCATTTTATGCATCGAATTGGAGCCGTTTTTATTATAATGATGGTTGCTTATTTAACGTATTGTTTCTGGGATCATGCCAAGAAAAACAAAAAAGTTTTTGATTCTTTAGTGACTATCAATATTTTACTCATATTGCAGGTTATTTTGGGGATCTATACCGTACTGACACAAAAATCTCCTCATGTAACAAGCCTCCATGTCGCTCTGGGAGCGGCATTTTTAGGCATGAGTGTTCTAATAGCACTTCGCATTCTTCCTTTAAGCATTAACGGGTGTAATACCTCGTTAAAGAAATCGAAATGA
- the cyoE gene encoding heme o synthase, translated as MSTEFLSFRAFKATSRFNAYLELSKIRILSMVLVTTAIGFFLGKKGFSDPGKLLATLLGTALVCAGASALNHYLERDSDSKMLRTRNRPIPAGIIPAQNAMLFGIVAVLLGVGFLYWQVNLLVSFLGLLTAFLYVLVYTPMKKVSWLNTTIGAIPGALPPVGGWAAAAGQIDLGAWVLFLILFIWQHPHFYAIAWMLKEDYARGGFKMLPVLEKDGHRTMFQVVAFSILLIPASVLPVVLGISGSAYFFGALILGVGFLAFGIFFAVSRSDADAHKLLRASIIYLPVILSLIIADAHF; from the coding sequence ATGAGTACAGAATTCTTATCCTTCCGAGCTTTTAAGGCGACCTCGCGTTTTAATGCCTATCTTGAACTTTCAAAGATCCGCATCTTAAGCATGGTGCTAGTAACAACAGCGATCGGATTTTTCTTAGGAAAAAAAGGATTTTCAGATCCCGGAAAATTGCTAGCAACGCTTTTAGGTACCGCGCTTGTTTGCGCCGGTGCTTCCGCCTTAAATCATTATCTGGAACGAGATAGCGATAGCAAAATGTTGCGTACGAGAAATCGGCCTATCCCGGCGGGAATAATCCCTGCGCAAAACGCAATGCTGTTTGGGATCGTAGCGGTTTTACTTGGCGTGGGGTTTTTGTATTGGCAGGTTAATTTATTGGTTTCGTTTTTGGGGCTATTGACCGCATTTTTGTATGTTTTGGTTTATACGCCGATGAAAAAGGTAAGCTGGCTGAATACAACGATCGGCGCTATTCCCGGAGCGCTTCCTCCCGTTGGGGGATGGGCTGCGGCAGCAGGGCAAATTGATCTGGGTGCTTGGGTTTTATTTTTGATCTTGTTTATTTGGCAGCATCCTCATTTTTATGCGATCGCCTGGATGTTGAAGGAAGATTATGCCAGGGGTGGATTTAAAATGCTTCCGGTCTTAGAAAAAGATGGGCACCGCACGATGTTCCAGGTAGTGGCATTTTCCATCCTTTTGATCCCGGCATCTGTTTTGCCGGTTGTCCTTGGCATTTCGGGATCGGCGTACTTTTTTGGCGCGCTTATTCTTGGCGTTGGTTTTTTGGCTTTTGGAATTTTCTTTGCGGTTTCAAGGTCGGACGCGGACGCCCACAAGCTTTTGCGTGCTTCCATTATTTACTTACCGGTCATTTTGTCTCTGATCATTGCCGACGCCCACTTTTAA
- a CDS encoding SCO family protein: MIKLAQNKIFIFFSIFSVLVIAVVYQLSPQKKLPVLGNVVDFSLLDSTQKQVSLSNFKNKVWVANFFFTTCGSICPMMTQNMMKVYKRFLDDPDVHYVSISVNPEFDSPEILTRYAQKYGADPLKWHFLTGPRESIQELAVKGFKVGTVDEPVFHSSYFILIDKNANIRGYYDGITQKGVDQLTADIALLLKEK; encoded by the coding sequence ATGATAAAACTCGCACAGAATAAAATATTCATCTTTTTTTCAATCTTTAGCGTTTTGGTAATTGCCGTAGTTTATCAATTGTCTCCGCAGAAAAAACTTCCGGTTTTAGGGAATGTCGTTGATTTTTCCTTGCTCGATTCAACTCAAAAACAAGTTTCGCTAAGCAACTTTAAGAATAAGGTTTGGGTTGCCAATTTCTTTTTTACAACCTGTGGAAGCATTTGTCCGATGATGACGCAGAATATGATGAAGGTCTACAAGAGATTCCTTGATGATCCCGATGTTCACTATGTTTCTATATCGGTCAATCCCGAATTTGATTCTCCCGAGATCCTCACGCGCTACGCTCAAAAATATGGGGCAGATCCGTTAAAATGGCATTTTTTGACCGGGCCGCGGGAATCCATTCAAGAGTTGGCTGTTAAAGGCTTTAAAGTCGGGACAGTTGATGAGCCTGTTTTCCATAGCAGTTATTTTATCCTCATCGACAAAAACGCCAATATCCGCGGGTATTATGACGGCATCACCCAAAAGGGCGTTGATCAATTGACAGCTGATATTGCTTTGCTTTTAAAGGAAAAATAA